The following coding sequences are from one Mycolicibacterium aichiense window:
- a CDS encoding sulfotransferase family protein, with amino-acid sequence MAGARFHFDVGNYVTMLRLVHAETDKSRRRKLLAVFVIGVPAMAALHAVCFALDPVLFPSLRRTEVREPVFCVGHARSGTTYLHRLMARDDQFSVVMMYEMFFPSLLEKRLLRLLFRADEVLWAQRLRRRIEAIEERAFAETNDMHRTGFFAAEEDDFLLTWSLGSGFWIVLFPYLGQLDFYHVDRWSEPKRRRLMLFYKECVRRQLALNGGRTHLSKNPTFCGRVEALIETFPDAKFIVPMRNPYETIPSLLKMLQTTWQLQGRDERLILESMRILADQSFDAYCHPLDVLARHPEIRSCVVDYRDLVSDPASTMRHVYDELELDLPADVAAAIGASRGQGHETTHRYSLEEFGLDPEAIHVRLAPLFDQYGWAGDGHEGEHAGAN; translated from the coding sequence ATGGCCGGGGCACGGTTCCATTTCGACGTGGGCAACTACGTCACGATGCTGCGGCTGGTGCACGCCGAGACCGACAAGTCCCGCCGCCGAAAGCTGCTCGCCGTGTTCGTGATCGGCGTTCCGGCGATGGCTGCCCTCCACGCCGTCTGCTTCGCGCTGGACCCGGTGCTGTTCCCCTCGTTGCGGCGCACCGAGGTCCGCGAGCCGGTCTTCTGCGTGGGTCATGCCCGCAGCGGAACGACCTACCTGCATCGACTGATGGCTCGTGACGATCAGTTCAGCGTGGTCATGATGTACGAGATGTTCTTTCCGTCGCTGTTGGAGAAACGGCTGCTCCGGCTGCTGTTCCGTGCTGACGAAGTGCTGTGGGCACAGCGGTTGCGACGCCGCATCGAGGCGATCGAGGAGCGTGCCTTCGCCGAGACCAATGACATGCACCGCACCGGCTTCTTCGCCGCAGAGGAAGACGACTTCCTGCTCACCTGGTCACTGGGATCGGGATTCTGGATCGTCCTCTTCCCGTACCTGGGTCAACTCGACTTCTACCACGTCGACCGGTGGAGCGAACCCAAGCGCAGGCGGCTCATGCTGTTCTACAAAGAGTGTGTGCGGCGCCAGCTGGCCCTCAACGGCGGCCGGACGCATCTGAGCAAGAACCCGACCTTCTGCGGACGGGTCGAAGCACTCATCGAGACCTTCCCTGACGCGAAATTCATTGTGCCGATGCGCAATCCCTACGAGACCATTCCGAGTCTGCTGAAGATGTTGCAGACCACGTGGCAGTTGCAGGGCCGCGACGAGCGCCTGATCCTGGAATCGATGCGGATCCTGGCCGATCAGTCTTTCGATGCCTACTGTCATCCGCTCGACGTGCTCGCCCGCCATCCCGAAATACGTTCGTGCGTCGTCGATTACCGCGATCTGGTCAGCGATCCCGCATCGACCATGCGGCACGTCTACGACGAGCTCGAGCTCGATCTGCCTGCAGACGTGGCCGCCGCCATCGGGGCGTCCCGCGGCCAAGGCCACGAAACCACCCACCGGTACAGCCTCGAGGAGTTCGGCCTGGACCCGGAAGCGATCCACGTCCGGCTCGCACCCCTCTTCGACCAGTACGGCTGGGCAGGCGACGGACACGAAGGAGAACACGCCGGTGCCAACTGA
- a CDS encoding acyl-CoA thioesterase domain-containing protein, with translation MATRPAHFISDPDGNFHPTENARSRWGDDMLNGPAVVSLAALNLEQRFGLPDFLPARLTVDLFKAARRVPTTVRVRLIRDGRRIRNSECDVLQGDAIVARATMVQYRLSEPPPGDEWRAHAEFTPPTGGERHGYFIGSDDVGWLADGGAHQNTSRKRVYHCPIDVVAGHDITPFVRTVVVAEATSLVSNLGTKGIGYINGDLTVALSRLPQSEHIGVQGDSHWTSEGISVGSGTLFDAAGPFATGLVTAIANPAAQIDFSKPDTIPTLNV, from the coding sequence ATGGCCACCCGACCGGCGCATTTCATTTCTGATCCCGACGGCAACTTCCATCCGACGGAGAATGCCCGAAGCCGCTGGGGCGACGACATGCTCAACGGGCCCGCCGTGGTGAGCCTGGCCGCGTTGAACCTCGAGCAGCGGTTCGGCCTGCCCGACTTTCTGCCCGCTCGGCTCACCGTCGACCTGTTCAAGGCGGCACGTCGGGTGCCAACGACGGTCCGTGTCCGGCTGATTCGTGACGGCAGGCGGATTCGCAACTCGGAATGCGACGTCCTTCAGGGTGATGCGATCGTCGCGCGGGCGACGATGGTGCAGTACCGGCTGTCCGAACCGCCGCCCGGCGACGAGTGGAGGGCCCACGCCGAGTTCACCCCGCCGACCGGTGGCGAGCGGCACGGCTACTTCATCGGCAGCGACGATGTCGGCTGGCTCGCCGACGGCGGCGCGCATCAGAACACCTCACGTAAACGCGTCTACCACTGCCCGATCGATGTGGTCGCCGGTCACGACATCACGCCGTTTGTTCGCACCGTCGTCGTGGCCGAGGCCACCAGCCTGGTGAGCAACCTCGGCACCAAGGGCATCGGCTATATCAACGGTGACCTGACCGTCGCACTGTCCCGGCTGCCGCAGTCGGAACACATTGGTGTGCAAGGAGATTCACACTGGACATCGGAGGGCATCTCGGTGGGCTCCGGAACGCTGTTCGACGCCGCAGGTCCTTTTGCGACCGGTCTGGTCACCGCGATCGCGAACCCGGCGGCTCAGATCGACTTCAGCAAGCCCGACACGATTCCGACGCTGAACGTCTGA
- a CDS encoding potassium channel family protein: MTVVEYETPDGATEPESRLQRWENLAEWPLAACAAVFLALFSVKVLAQPHGVNKHIVHGLLFVLYLPFVVDYVARLTLAEHRMRWFLRHLLDLVIVVLPLMGPLLLLRLVALVGALQRAVGDAIRGRVVAYTAFSAVLLVYAASLAVLQVERPAAGANIKTFGDAVWWSVATITTVGYGDLYPVTVLGRIVAALLMIGGISMVGAITATIASWIVQRVSAQDSAQQAATVAHIESLQAEVSRLADLVAAQSKGRNG; this comes from the coding sequence GTGACCGTCGTCGAATACGAAACACCGGACGGGGCAACGGAGCCCGAGTCGCGGCTGCAACGTTGGGAGAACCTCGCGGAGTGGCCGCTGGCGGCGTGCGCCGCGGTGTTCCTGGCGTTGTTCTCCGTCAAGGTGCTCGCGCAACCGCACGGCGTGAACAAACACATCGTCCATGGACTGCTGTTCGTGCTCTACCTTCCGTTCGTCGTCGACTACGTCGCGCGATTGACGCTGGCGGAGCACCGGATGCGATGGTTCTTGCGGCACCTGCTCGATCTGGTGATCGTCGTCCTGCCCTTGATGGGCCCGCTGCTGCTGCTGCGATTGGTCGCCTTGGTGGGTGCCCTGCAGCGGGCCGTCGGTGACGCGATCCGGGGCCGCGTGGTGGCCTATACGGCGTTCAGTGCGGTGCTGCTCGTTTATGCCGCGTCGCTGGCGGTGCTGCAGGTCGAGCGTCCCGCAGCAGGAGCCAATATCAAGACTTTCGGCGACGCCGTGTGGTGGTCGGTGGCCACGATCACCACGGTCGGCTACGGCGACCTGTATCCGGTCACTGTCCTGGGCAGGATCGTGGCCGCACTTCTCATGATCGGCGGAATCAGCATGGTGGGAGCGATCACCGCGACCATTGCCAGCTGGATCGTCCAGCGCGTATCGGCGCAGGACAGCGCCCAGCAGGCCGCCACCGTGGCGCATATCGAAAGTCTGCAGGCCGAGGTGTCCCGCCTCGCGGATCTGGTTGCCGCGCAGTCCAAGGGAAGGAACGGGTGA
- a CDS encoding thiolase family protein, translating into MSRGPFDGKAVITGAGKSQVGRRLGRTGLELTIEAVLRAIADAGLDVDDVDGIASYPGAVAANPGFSGANVTEVRTALGLRSRWYMSGLETAGQIGPVIEACMAVTLGLAKHVVVFRSVWESTAAQQAGGGHASVLLGAGGKLPPQMEWTAPFGALSAANWLAMPAQRYMHEFGLTREQLGAIALNARRNAGRNPDAVYRDPLTMADYLSARMISEPLCLYDCDVPCDGATAVIVSRRDACGGLPRHPLTVESVGPGMFERPTWEQRFDLTTMAAHDSAATLWEHTELRPSDVDMAQLYDGFSFLTVMWLEALGFCERGRVGEFIEGGDRIALDGQLPLNTSGGQLSGGRLHGMGFLHEACVQLWGEGGERQAPRTPEVVAVGVGGGPVAGSMLVSSR; encoded by the coding sequence GTGAGCCGCGGGCCGTTCGACGGTAAGGCCGTCATCACCGGAGCAGGCAAGTCGCAGGTCGGGCGCCGACTGGGCCGCACCGGGCTGGAACTGACGATCGAAGCGGTGCTGCGCGCGATCGCCGACGCGGGGCTCGATGTCGACGATGTCGACGGCATCGCCAGCTACCCGGGTGCGGTCGCCGCCAACCCGGGCTTCTCCGGTGCCAATGTCACCGAGGTGCGTACCGCTCTGGGCCTGCGGAGCAGGTGGTACATGTCCGGGTTGGAGACCGCGGGACAGATCGGCCCGGTGATCGAAGCCTGTATGGCCGTTACCCTCGGCCTGGCCAAACACGTGGTGGTGTTCCGGTCGGTGTGGGAGTCCACCGCCGCCCAGCAGGCCGGCGGTGGCCACGCCTCGGTGCTGCTCGGCGCAGGCGGCAAGCTGCCCCCGCAGATGGAGTGGACCGCGCCGTTCGGGGCGCTGTCGGCGGCCAACTGGCTCGCGATGCCGGCGCAGCGGTACATGCACGAGTTCGGGCTCACCCGTGAACAACTCGGCGCCATCGCGCTCAACGCCCGGCGCAACGCCGGCCGCAACCCCGACGCCGTCTACCGCGACCCGTTGACGATGGCGGACTATCTGTCCGCGCGGATGATCTCAGAACCCTTGTGCCTCTACGACTGCGACGTGCCCTGCGACGGGGCAACTGCGGTCATCGTCTCCCGCCGGGACGCCTGCGGCGGCTTGCCCCGCCATCCGTTGACGGTCGAGTCGGTCGGACCGGGAATGTTCGAAAGGCCAACGTGGGAGCAGCGTTTCGACCTCACCACGATGGCGGCCCACGATTCGGCCGCCACCTTGTGGGAGCATACCGAGCTGCGGCCGAGTGACGTCGACATGGCCCAGTTGTACGACGGCTTCAGCTTTCTCACCGTGATGTGGTTGGAGGCGTTGGGATTCTGCGAGCGCGGCCGGGTCGGTGAGTTCATCGAGGGCGGTGACCGAATCGCCCTCGACGGGCAGCTGCCGCTGAACACCAGCGGTGGGCAGCTGTCGGGTGGACGGCTACACGGGATGGGCTTCCTACACGAGGCCTGTGTGCAGCTCTGGGGCGAGGGTGGCGAACGTCAGGCTCCGCGCACACCTGAGGTCGTTGCGGTCGGCGTCGGCGGCGGTCCCGTCGCGGGGTCGATGTTGGTGAGCAGCCGATGA
- a CDS encoding Zn-ribbon domain-containing OB-fold protein produces the protein MSYQRPDLRLAPSPTPESEAFWTGGRDGNLMISRCHTCGHFFHPPGPACWRCRSIDVAPEKVSGRATVAAFSVDRQPWIPGFEPPYIVAIVEIAEDPGVRLITNVVDIEPADMRIGLEVEVFFEDWTALSGGEDTRVWIPLFRPIAR, from the coding sequence ATGAGCTATCAACGACCGGATCTACGCCTCGCGCCCAGCCCCACACCCGAGTCGGAAGCATTCTGGACCGGCGGCCGCGACGGCAACCTCATGATCAGCCGCTGCCACACATGTGGCCATTTCTTTCACCCGCCCGGGCCGGCCTGCTGGCGTTGCCGCAGCATCGATGTCGCGCCCGAAAAGGTCTCCGGGCGAGCCACCGTTGCGGCGTTCAGCGTTGATCGGCAGCCCTGGATTCCGGGATTCGAACCGCCCTACATCGTGGCGATCGTCGAGATCGCTGAGGATCCCGGGGTCCGGCTGATCACCAATGTCGTGGACATCGAGCCGGCGGACATGCGCATCGGGCTCGAGGTGGAGGTGTTCTTCGAAGATTGGACCGCATTGTCCGGCGGCGAGGACACCCGAGTGTGGATACCGTTGTTCCGACCGATCGCTCGCTGA
- a CDS encoding P1 family peptidase, with the protein MTSPAAFTADGRPRARGLGIPLAGEPGPLGAITDVAGVEVGVTTLVAGDGELIVGSGPVRTGVTAILPRGRAGLGKPCAAGWFSLNGNGEMTGTTWIEESGAFNLPVLLSNTHAVGACHAGVISWVNRSDPVLARQWLLPVCAETWDGYLNDINGGHVRPEHAEAALDRATGGPVPEGSVGGGTGMNCYEFKGGNGTASRLVRYGSHTFTVGAFVQANFGARHELTVAGRLVGPHLDIENPLDGDWFERDLNRPPPGAGSVIVVIATDAPLLPGQCKALARRVPLGLARTGTTGSHFSGDIFLAFSTADAPDLASRFPIGPVGDDEFGHLRFLPWGRMDDFYAAVVHSVEEAVLNALVVNADMVGRDGHRSPALPHDRLRALL; encoded by the coding sequence ATGACGTCTCCAGCGGCATTCACCGCCGACGGCCGGCCTCGCGCGCGTGGACTCGGGATCCCGCTTGCCGGCGAGCCAGGCCCACTGGGCGCCATCACCGATGTGGCCGGTGTCGAGGTCGGCGTGACCACCTTGGTGGCCGGCGACGGCGAACTGATCGTGGGCAGCGGACCGGTGCGCACCGGCGTCACCGCGATCCTGCCCCGCGGCCGGGCCGGACTCGGCAAACCCTGCGCCGCGGGCTGGTTCTCCCTCAACGGCAACGGCGAGATGACCGGCACCACCTGGATCGAGGAGTCCGGTGCCTTCAATCTCCCTGTGCTGCTGTCGAATACACACGCGGTCGGCGCCTGCCACGCCGGTGTGATCTCCTGGGTGAACCGCTCCGATCCGGTGCTGGCCCGTCAGTGGCTGCTGCCGGTGTGCGCCGAGACGTGGGACGGTTACCTCAACGACATCAACGGCGGGCATGTGCGGCCCGAACACGCCGAAGCCGCCCTGGACCGGGCCACCGGAGGTCCGGTACCGGAGGGGTCGGTCGGCGGCGGCACCGGGATGAATTGCTATGAGTTCAAGGGCGGCAACGGAACTGCGTCTAGGCTGGTGCGGTACGGCAGCCACACCTTCACCGTCGGTGCCTTCGTCCAAGCGAATTTCGGTGCCCGCCACGAACTCACCGTGGCCGGGCGTCTCGTCGGCCCGCACCTGGACATCGAGAATCCGCTCGACGGCGACTGGTTCGAGCGCGACCTGAACCGGCCGCCACCGGGCGCAGGTTCGGTGATCGTCGTGATCGCGACCGATGCCCCACTGCTGCCCGGGCAGTGCAAGGCCCTGGCCCGGCGGGTGCCGCTCGGGCTGGCCCGCACCGGCACCACCGGCAGTCATTTCTCGGGAGACATCTTCCTGGCCTTCTCGACCGCCGACGCACCGGATCTGGCCAGCCGGTTCCCCATTGGCCCGGTCGGTGACGACGAATTCGGCCACCTGCGATTCCTGCCGTGGGGCCGGATGGACGACTTCTACGCCGCGGTCGTGCACAGCGTCGAGGAGGCCGTCCTCAACGCGTTGGTGGTCAACGCCGACATGGTGGGTCGCGACGGGCACCGCTCCCCCGCGCTGCCGCACGACCGACTGCGCGCGCTGCTGTGA
- a CDS encoding MFS transporter: MSDLHATHTGAGYHRPGLLVATLSVVALTVAVLQTGVVPVLGVMARQLHASPVDVSWAVTANLLAAAATTPLIGRLADLYSKKGVLLTVLAIVLAGSLLAALTSSLPLLITARVLQGASYALYPIGVSILREELPTDRLMRAMAVLSGSLGFGGGMGLVVTGLLMRGDAGYHRVFWLTTAFTVLVIVAVLVVLPTRPRSAAGTVDWGGAAGLALGLSAVLLAITQGHGWGWVSPRTIGCLAAGLAVLSAWWWWERRSPHPLVSTAMLSRRPILLTNLATVLVGMGLYFAFLGLTDFVQAPAGSGYGFGATVLGASVVFLLPGALAGFLTAVASGRYIDRFGARVVLMVGAAAGVLGFVLLAVLHHQPWQVIMAGVLANAYISLAYGALPALVVREVDASETGVATSMNAIARTVGSSIAAAIVAVLLGRSDHGHIPESSFTMIFALGAITAAAAMLLIAITRPKLRDASTEDVTESRAMNHEWG; the protein is encoded by the coding sequence GTGTCCGACCTCCACGCCACCCACACCGGCGCCGGGTATCACCGGCCGGGGCTGCTCGTGGCCACGCTGAGCGTCGTCGCCCTGACCGTGGCAGTGCTGCAGACCGGTGTTGTGCCGGTCCTCGGTGTGATGGCCCGGCAGCTGCACGCGTCCCCGGTCGACGTCAGCTGGGCGGTCACGGCCAACCTTCTCGCGGCGGCGGCGACCACTCCCCTCATCGGCCGATTGGCCGATCTGTACAGCAAGAAAGGCGTGCTGCTGACGGTCCTGGCGATCGTCCTCGCCGGCTCGCTGCTCGCCGCGCTGACGTCCTCGCTGCCGCTGCTGATCACCGCACGGGTGCTGCAGGGTGCGTCGTACGCGCTGTACCCGATCGGGGTGTCCATCCTGCGCGAGGAGTTGCCCACCGACCGCCTCATGCGGGCGATGGCCGTGCTGTCCGGCTCGCTCGGATTCGGCGGCGGCATGGGTCTGGTCGTCACCGGGCTGTTGATGCGCGGTGACGCGGGCTATCACCGGGTGTTCTGGTTGACGACGGCGTTCACGGTGCTGGTGATCGTCGCGGTGCTGGTGGTCCTGCCAACCCGCCCGCGAAGTGCGGCGGGGACGGTCGACTGGGGCGGCGCGGCCGGGCTGGCGTTGGGTCTGTCCGCGGTGCTGCTGGCGATCACCCAGGGCCACGGCTGGGGCTGGGTGTCCCCACGCACGATCGGCTGCCTGGCCGCCGGGCTGGCGGTGTTGAGCGCCTGGTGGTGGTGGGAACGGCGCAGCCCGCACCCGTTGGTGTCGACGGCGATGCTCTCGCGCCGGCCGATCCTGTTGACCAATCTCGCGACGGTCCTGGTCGGAATGGGCCTGTATTTCGCGTTCCTCGGGCTCACCGACTTCGTCCAGGCGCCCGCCGGTAGCGGCTACGGCTTCGGCGCGACGGTGCTCGGGGCCAGCGTCGTGTTCCTGCTGCCCGGCGCGCTCGCCGGCTTCCTCACCGCGGTGGCCAGCGGCCGCTACATCGACCGCTTCGGCGCCCGGGTGGTGTTGATGGTCGGCGCCGCGGCCGGCGTCCTCGGGTTCGTACTGCTGGCAGTCCTGCACCACCAGCCGTGGCAGGTGATCATGGCCGGTGTGCTGGCCAACGCCTACATCAGCCTGGCCTATGGCGCGTTGCCTGCCTTGGTCGTGCGCGAGGTCGACGCGAGCGAAACCGGGGTCGCGACAAGCATGAACGCCATCGCGCGCACCGTCGGCAGTTCGATCGCCGCCGCTATCGTCGCGGTACTGCTTGGCCGATCGGACCACGGCCACATCCCGGAGAGCAGCTTCACCATGATCTTCGCCCTCGGCGCGATCACCGCTGCCGCTGCGATGCTGCTGATCGCGATCACCCGCCCGAAGCTGCGGGACGCCTCGACCGAGGACGTCACCGAGTCGCGCGCAATGAACCACGAGTGGGGCTGA
- a CDS encoding sulfurtransferase, translating to MTGRADVLITAEALVDRVAAGDPVTVLDVRWTLSEPDGREYYLQGHVPGAVYVSLDDDLSDHNVSGRGRHPLPSGTAVQAAARRWGIRAGQTVVVYDDWNRAGSARAWWVLTAAGIPDVRILDGGWAAWKAAGGRVDTGSVEPSAGDVTVTHEDLYAGALPTLTADEVSNRRLLDARAPERFRGDVEPVDAVAGHIPGARNLPSTALLTQDESFISDTALEGLLAARDIGADAQIGVYCGSGITAAVAVAALTAAGRDAALFPGSWSQWSSEPDRPVARGEQ from the coding sequence ATGACTGGGCGCGCTGACGTGCTGATCACCGCTGAAGCGCTGGTGGATCGCGTGGCGGCCGGCGATCCGGTGACCGTGCTCGACGTGCGCTGGACCTTGAGCGAGCCGGACGGGCGGGAGTATTACCTGCAGGGCCATGTTCCCGGCGCGGTGTACGTATCGCTGGACGACGACCTCAGCGACCACAACGTCTCCGGCCGCGGACGGCACCCACTGCCGTCCGGGACGGCGGTGCAAGCCGCCGCACGTCGCTGGGGAATCCGGGCGGGGCAGACCGTGGTGGTCTACGACGACTGGAATCGGGCCGGCTCCGCACGCGCCTGGTGGGTGCTGACCGCGGCAGGTATCCCGGACGTCCGCATTCTGGACGGCGGCTGGGCGGCATGGAAAGCGGCAGGTGGACGCGTTGACACCGGTTCGGTCGAACCGTCCGCGGGTGACGTCACGGTGACCCATGAGGACCTGTACGCCGGGGCGCTGCCCACCCTGACCGCCGATGAGGTCAGCAACCGGCGATTGCTGGACGCCCGCGCGCCGGAACGTTTCCGCGGTGACGTCGAACCGGTGGATGCGGTGGCCGGGCATATCCCGGGGGCGCGCAACCTGCCGAGTACGGCACTGCTCACCCAGGACGAGAGCTTCATCAGCGATACCGCACTCGAGGGCCTGCTGGCCGCGCGCGATATCGGTGCCGACGCACAGATCGGTGTCTACTGCGGATCGGGCATCACCGCGGCGGTCGCCGTCGCCGCGTTGACCGCCGCGGGCCGTGACGCCGCGCTGTTCCCGGGGTCATGGTCGCAATGGAGCTCGGAGCCGGACCGGCCGGTCGCCCGCGGTGAGCAGTGA
- a CDS encoding EamA family transporter, translated as MTARPARVGAALAVGAMVCVQLGLAVAIGLIGRIGAEGAAWLRVAWAGVLLLVLVRPRPSAFTRATFGICVLLGLVTALTTMLFMAALARIPMGTASALEFLGPLAVAVVSGRGRGRWGWPALAAVGVAALTQPGHGAIDLVGVGFALGAAVCWAAYILLTQRVGDRVNGLQSLGVSMPVAAVTTTAAVGWAVLPRMTPDMILIGLGLALLLPIAPFVLELLALRRLNAAAFGTLMSLEPALALLIGFVVVHQVPNSWAILGVGFVVAAGIGAARAGARDAPTAVQPG; from the coding sequence ATGACCGCACGTCCGGCTCGCGTGGGTGCAGCTCTCGCGGTGGGCGCGATGGTGTGCGTACAGCTCGGGCTTGCGGTGGCGATCGGACTGATCGGCCGGATCGGGGCCGAAGGCGCCGCGTGGCTGCGGGTGGCCTGGGCCGGGGTGCTGCTTCTGGTGCTCGTGCGCCCGCGGCCCTCGGCGTTCACCAGGGCCACGTTCGGGATCTGCGTGCTGCTCGGGTTGGTGACCGCGCTGACCACCATGTTGTTCATGGCCGCGCTGGCGCGCATCCCGATGGGGACGGCCAGCGCTCTGGAATTCCTCGGCCCGCTGGCCGTCGCGGTCGTCAGCGGCCGAGGGCGAGGCCGCTGGGGGTGGCCGGCGCTGGCCGCGGTCGGCGTCGCGGCGCTGACGCAGCCGGGCCACGGTGCGATCGACCTGGTGGGGGTGGGGTTCGCCCTGGGTGCCGCGGTCTGTTGGGCGGCCTACATCCTGCTGACTCAGCGCGTCGGCGACCGGGTGAACGGGCTGCAGAGTCTCGGGGTGTCGATGCCGGTGGCGGCGGTGACCACCACCGCGGCGGTCGGCTGGGCGGTGCTACCCCGGATGACGCCGGACATGATTCTCATCGGTCTCGGATTGGCCCTGTTGCTGCCGATCGCGCCGTTCGTCCTGGAGTTGCTGGCTCTGCGCCGCCTGAACGCCGCGGCGTTCGGGACGTTGATGAGCCTGGAGCCGGCGCTGGCACTGTTGATCGGGTTCGTGGTCGTGCACCAGGTGCCCAACTCGTGGGCGATCCTCGGCGTCGGCTTCGTCGTGGCCGCCGGCATCGGGGCGGCCCGCGCCGGCGCGCGCGACGCACCGACCGCCGTTCAGCCTGGGTAG
- a CDS encoding MarR family winged helix-turn-helix transcriptional regulator, which produces MTSSPKDESLDSISRSLAQVVRLTSSRSLFARQAGAAGVGLTQPSYALLRILIDNGPLPMGALARGAHMDLGMATRQVTSLVDAGLVTRNPDPTDLRVALVAVTAQGRREAGKLLGVRIGHLRRALSGWTEAELDQFDRFLTRFVADSLATPIDD; this is translated from the coding sequence GTGACTTCTTCACCGAAGGACGAGTCTCTCGACTCGATCAGCCGAAGCCTGGCCCAGGTCGTGCGCCTGACCAGCAGCCGATCCCTGTTTGCCCGTCAGGCCGGCGCAGCGGGTGTGGGCCTGACCCAACCGTCGTACGCGCTGCTGCGGATCCTGATCGACAACGGCCCGCTGCCCATGGGTGCGCTGGCCCGGGGCGCCCACATGGACCTCGGGATGGCGACACGTCAGGTCACCTCCCTGGTCGACGCGGGACTCGTGACCCGCAACCCGGACCCGACCGACCTACGGGTCGCCCTGGTGGCGGTCACCGCACAGGGCCGGCGCGAAGCCGGAAAGCTGCTGGGCGTCCGAATCGGTCATCTGCGGCGGGCACTGTCGGGATGGACCGAAGCCGAACTCGACCAGTTCGACCGGTTCCTGACCCGGTTCGTCGCCGACTCCCTCGCCACCCCGATCGACGACTGA
- a CDS encoding DUF1214 domain-containing protein, protein MPTDHGAAELRAAWDDLTAALNRARDAVDSEALHAPPPTERGLAEGYRYLLGFTFAAIERAFFEDPNFPYFRRAIQPVDKATIDNADALYLSAAIDGEQTYRIRGQVLAKAPRYIIFETHTAYAGDSGSLMELSPVHRMITGSLDSSELCIDDDGRFEIVVGPEPLPDTAGNYLSSRRVTDNGSGTAQYLIVRLLFHDWANEVCPDLHIEQIGQAGRHPAPIDAPGAASRMRRAGAIVENQMKFWNEFYDVILEAHGDRNGDGATFMPRNGLNAPARANLATGGGQNTNVYAGGVFDLEPDQSLLIETRVPVEPAYSGFHLSNLWGESLDYANHQSSLNGFQAEPDADGVVRYVVAASDPGVPNWLDTTGLQKGFLSFRWTYADDPEQLPEISVSTVPLAQLGEHLPATGRTVSAAERAEQIAIRQAHVQRRYRQY, encoded by the coding sequence GTGCCAACTGACCACGGTGCAGCGGAGCTGCGCGCCGCCTGGGACGATCTGACCGCGGCCCTGAACCGGGCTCGCGACGCCGTCGACTCCGAAGCGCTGCACGCTCCCCCGCCGACCGAACGCGGACTGGCCGAGGGCTACCGCTATCTGCTCGGGTTCACGTTCGCCGCCATCGAACGTGCCTTTTTCGAAGACCCGAACTTTCCCTACTTCCGGCGGGCCATCCAGCCCGTCGACAAAGCCACCATCGACAATGCCGACGCGCTCTACCTCTCCGCGGCCATCGACGGCGAGCAGACCTACCGCATCCGGGGGCAGGTACTCGCGAAAGCGCCCCGGTACATCATCTTCGAAACCCACACCGCCTACGCCGGCGACTCGGGCAGTCTGATGGAACTGAGCCCGGTTCATCGCATGATCACCGGGTCGCTGGACAGTAGCGAATTGTGCATCGACGACGACGGCCGATTCGAGATCGTGGTCGGTCCCGAACCGCTCCCCGATACTGCGGGCAATTACCTTTCCAGCCGCCGGGTCACCGACAACGGTTCCGGGACAGCGCAATACCTCATCGTGCGGCTGCTCTTCCATGACTGGGCCAACGAGGTCTGCCCGGATCTGCACATCGAACAGATCGGTCAGGCGGGACGCCATCCCGCGCCGATCGACGCCCCGGGAGCTGCCAGCCGAATGCGCCGGGCCGGTGCGATCGTCGAAAACCAGATGAAGTTCTGGAACGAGTTCTACGACGTCATCCTGGAGGCGCACGGCGACCGCAACGGTGACGGCGCAACGTTCATGCCGCGCAACGGATTGAACGCACCGGCGCGGGCCAATCTGGCGACCGGTGGCGGCCAGAACACCAACGTCTACGCCGGCGGGGTTTTCGATCTCGAACCGGACCAGAGTCTGCTGATCGAGACCCGAGTGCCGGTCGAGCCCGCCTACAGCGGATTTCACCTCAGCAACCTATGGGGTGAGTCGCTGGATTACGCCAATCACCAATCCAGCCTCAACGGGTTTCAGGCCGAACCGGACGCTGACGGCGTGGTCCGTTACGTCGTGGCCGCCAGCGACCCCGGCGTGCCGAACTGGCTGGACACCACCGGCCTGCAGAAGGGCTTCCTCAGCTTCCGGTGGACCTACGCCGATGACCCCGAGCAGCTGCCTGAAATCTCGGTCAGCACTGTGCCATTGGCTCAGCTGGGCGAGCACCTGCCGGCAACGGGTCGAACGGTCTCGGCCGCTGAACGTGCCGAACAGATCGCCATCCGTCAGGCACACGTCCAGCGCCGGTACCGCCAGTACTGA